The nucleotide window CACGTTCAGGATCTGTTCGCGGCCCCGAATGTCGGGCAGCGTCACGTACACCTGCCGATCGAAACGACCGGGGCGCAGCAGAGCCGCATCCAGGATATCTGGACGGTTGGTGGCAGCCACCACGATCACGCCCAGATTGGTTTCAAAGCCGTCCATCTCAACCAGCATCTGGTTCAGCGTCTGCTCGCGTTCATCATTGCCACCGCCCAGGCCGGCGCCACGCTGGCGGCC belongs to Neosynechococcus sphagnicola sy1 and includes:
- a CDS encoding AAA family ATPase, whose product is FSISGSDFVEMFVGVGAARVRDMFDNAKKNAPCIIFIDEIDAVGRQRGAGLGGGNDEREQTLNQMLVEMDGFETNLGVIVVAATNRPDILDAALLRPGRFDRQVYVTLPDIRGREQILNV